The Emcibacter nanhaiensis genome contains the following window.
TGAAGAAAGTGGCCAGCTCGTCCTTGGTGAACAGGTTTTTGAACCGCTGTTCGTGCCCCTTGATCAGTTCCTTGGCCTGGGCCAAAAGGGCTTCCCCCTCATCAGTCAGGCACAATTCGTGCCGGCGACGGTCGACTTCGGACCGCTTGCGTTTGACCAGGCCGCGGGTGCTCAGCTTGTCAATAATCACCAGCATGGTGGCCCGGTCCATCAGCAGCACCGACGCCAGTTCTGACTGAGAAATGGCCGGGTTTTCCTTGATCAGCCACAGAGTTGCCCCCTGACGCTGGGTCAGGCCGATCGGCGCCAGTGTTTCGAGGAAATCGCGCTGCAGGATGATCTGGGCGCGCTTCAGCTGGTAGCCAAGCAGTTCATCAAGACCTTTCAGGCTCACCGGTTTACCCGATGACAGTTGCAGTTCTTCCTTGCCTGTATTATTTGTCATTTTATTCATACTTTCAATCATCCCCCAAGCACATACGGGAGTTTTCTGCATCTGAAACGGCCTTCAGCAGCCCCGTAGTTGATAAATTACAACAGTTAACGTGTCAACCATCCTGATCGCCGCGAAAACAGACAGATAACACCCCCCAAAATCTCGCTTTATACAGTCCGGTGTACCGGTCCTGCCGGATAAGTCAGTTTGCACGCACCTTGCCTCCCTCACCGTTGGGACTGGCGCCGACATTGCGAAAATCCCTCGGGCTCATGCCGTAGTAATTCCGGAATACCCTGGCAAAATGTGTGGTGTTGTTAAAGCCCCAGCCAAAAGCAATTTCCGTGATCGTATGGCCGCGCCAGAGTGCCGATGTCATCTGGCGGGCACATTCTTCCACCCGCCTGCGCTGGATATAACTGGACACGGTTTCACCTTCGGCGGAAAACAGAACGTGCAGATACCGGTTGGAAATTCTGAACGCTGCCGCGACCCTGCCGACGGAAAGTTCCGGATCCCGCAGGTTGATTTCGATATATCTTTTGATCTGGATCCGCCTCGCTCCGGCAACCGAAGTTTCACTGGCTGCGGCTCCATGCTCCACGCTGCAGGCCGTCGCCAGAACATCAAGCAGGTTGTGGGACAGTCTTTGCTCTATTTCCGGCGAAAAATCCTCCTCGGTCTGACTCCAGATACTGCGTAACATGGTCTGCAGGACGTGTCCTGCCCCCCGGTCACCCGCCAGCTTCCTACCGGCAACCAGTTCAGGGCAGGGCAGATGCGCCTTCAATGATTTGGCGGGAATACCCAGACTCAATATGCTGTGTTCTTTTGCATTCAGGATATAGGGCGAAGCACTGTCGCACATCACCATATCCCCTTCGGAAAGCGCCTCCACATGTCCATGCTGGCGGGTTTCCATCGTCCCCCCGATTTGCAAATGGAGAAAAAACAGATGGTCCTTTGCGTTGGAAACATGCGTGGCTGTGCGAATGATCTGGGCCGGCGAAGAGCGGGGATTTAAAAGCGAAAGATTACCGAGACGAACCATATCCATACTTGCCCTGAACTCGTCCGGCTGCAAGGCCACCGTTTCAAGGTCGGTAAACTGGTCACAAATAATATCGTTCCAGTATACGAGCCGCTTGTTTGCCGAGACCGAATCTGTAGAGTAATGGTACATCACAAATTCTCCCTATATTTACATTGCTTTATTCACCGGCCCCAGGCTTGAACTGCCTGTGGTTTTAACGACTCCCAAATGCGCCGGTAAATATTTGTGACCCTTTTTTATGGAATATGTTGTCTAGGGTCTTTTTTGTTTATACTATGCCGCCTTACAAATAATAAGTATAGCTAACTATATCTGCACCTCCCCCGGGACTGTCAAGTATTTGTGTAAGACGTGAGCAAGTAGATTTACAGGATATGACCTATATTCCGGCCTCTTTTTCTGTGTGTTCGCAAATATATTCACCTCCGCCCGGGGAGATAAAACAGAATAACTGCAGAGTAAATAAGGGAGTTTTCCGGACAACGAATCAATGCGATTTGTGCGGAAAATAGTGAAACAGGGAATAGTATATGTCGTCTTCTCGTCATTTGGCCCCGGAGGGCAACCGGTTCATCATTCTGCTCGGTGCGCTGACCGCGCAGGGCGCCATTTCGGTTGATGTACTGCTTCCTTCCCTGCCCTCCATGGTCAGGGAATTGTCCATGACCTCGGCGGCCGCGCAACTGACCATCGGTCTTTATATCGGCGGTTTTGCCGCCGGACAGCTGGGCTGGGGCTGGCTTTCCGACTGGGTTGGCCGGCGTCCGGTGATCCTGGCCGGCACCGGTGGCTACGCCCTGACCACCTTCATGTGCTCTTTTTCCCACAGCGGGGAGGAACTGCTGTTCTGGCGCCTGCTCCTGGGCATCTGCGCCGCCGCCCCCATTACCGTGAGCCGGGCCGTGCTGCGAGATCACTTCACCGGCCGGCTGCTGGCCCGGCGCATGGCGGCAATGACCACGGTTTTCTTCCTCTCCCCCATGCTGGCGCCTGCCCTGGGCACTTTCCTGCTCTATAGCTTCGGCTGGCGCAGTGTTTTCTGGGTCCCGGGCCTGATCAGTGTGATTGCCCTCGGCTTCGCCTGGGTCTTCCTGGGCGAAAGCCATGCAATCTCAAAACGCAAACGGTCCAGCTTCCTGCAGATCCTCGGCACGTTCCGCGACATGATCCTGCATCCGGTCAGCGGCCCGTGCCTGATGATACAGGCCGGCATGTCTGCCGGCATCATGACCTGGATATCGTCTTCTTCCCTGATCCTGACCGGCTATTATCAAATTCCGAACCGGTATTACGCCCTTTTCTTCACGGCCACTGCCGCCGTGCAGCTTTCCGGAACCATCAGCTGCAATCACCTGCTCAGGACTCATACGCTGCCCAAAGTCATGGAATGGGGCGGAATATTTGTCGGCAGCGGTGCAGTGTTGCTGTTTCTGTGCACCGTTCCGTTCAATGCGCCGCTATGGGCGGTGATGTCGTCCATCTGGATTTTCATGTACGGATTCGGCCTGATGGTCCCGGCTACCAGCGGCATGGCGCTCCATGCCTTCGGCCTGGTCGGCGGACTGGCCGCCGCCCTGCTTGGCAGTGCCCAAAGCCTGTTCGGCAGCATCGGCTCCATCGTCTCGGCCTCGCTTTACAATGGAACAGCCTCGTCACTGGGCGAGGGAATGGGAATGGCGGCCGCTTTCGCCTGCCTCATGCTGCTGATCCTGAGCCTGCGCCTGCGCCGGGAGCCGGAACTGGTCGACCATCCGCCGGAAGCAGACACGCCCCTGAATGAACAAAAAACCTCAACCTAATGAAACAAGAGTGAAAAACCATGCGATCCATTGACTATTTTGACAAAGGTGTTGAACGTGCAGGCGACCGTCCTGCCTTTATCGAAGGCGACATGTCCATGACCTTCAAGGAGCTGCAGGCGGAAACCTACCGCTTTGCCGCCGCCATGGCCGCCGACGGCGCCGCCTACCAGTCCACGGTGGCCCTTTACGCCCCCAACCACTGGAGTGTGCTGATCGCCCTGCTCGGCCTGTGGCGGTTTGGCGCCAAATGGGTGCCGGTCAACGCCCGCAACTCCGTCGACACCAACATCCAGTTCCTGAACTATGTGCGCTGTGAGCGCCTGTTCTACCACTCCAGCATGACCGAGGAAGTGGAGGAAATGCTGGCCAACATCCCGAGCTTCACCACGGCGGTGTGCCTGGACAAGCCGAACGGCGACCACCCCTCGCTCGAGCAATTCATGAAGCGCGGCGAAGGTGTCGATTGGCAGGAAAAGTGCGACGCCTTCGGCAACCTCGATGAAATTGTCGGCCTGTTCGCCACCGGCGGCACCACCGGCCCCTCCAAAGGGGTCAATGTAACCAACCTCGGCTGGGGCACCATGCTGTCGACGGCGTCCTGCTACTGGGATGTGCCGGATATCGAGCCGGTCTGCCTGGTGACTGCACCGATGACCCATGCGGCCGGCCCGGTCACCGTCGCCACCATGTCCATCGGCGCCACCCAGGTGATCCTGCCCGGCTTTGATGCCGGCAAGGTCCTTGAAGCGATCGAGAAACACAAAGTCACCCACATCTATCTGCCGCCCACCGCGCTCTATATCCTGATGGATCACCCGGACCTGAACAAATATGACCTCAGCTCCCTGAAGATTTTCCTGCTGGTGGGCTCCCCGGTGGCGCCGGAAAAACTGCGCCAGGCCGTGGAAATCTTCGGCCCCTGCATGTGCCAGTGCTATGGCCAGGTGGAATCCCCGATGATCACCACCTGGCTGGATCCGGCCACCGTCGCCAGGGCCGCGGCCGGAGACCACCCGGAACGCCTCGCCAGCTGCGGGCGGGCAACGCCGCACGTGCGGGTCGGCATTATGGATGATGACGGCAACCTGCTGCCGCCGGGCGAGCGGGGCGAAATCGTCTCCCGCGGGCCGCTGGTCAGCCACAGCTATTTCGAAAAACCGGAAGCCACCGAGGAAGTGCGCACCTTCGGCTGGCATCATACCGGCGATGTGGCCTACCGGGATGAAGAAGGCTTTTTCTATATTGTCGACCGCAAGAAGGATATGATCGTCACCGGCGGCTTCAATGTCTATTCCGCGGAAGTGGAAGCCTGCATCCTGGAGCTGCCGCAGATCCTGGAATGCGCCGTCATCGGCATTCCGCACGAAAAATGGGGCGAAGCGGTCACTGCCATCTGCGTGCTGGCCGAAGGGGAAAGCATTTCCGAAGAGGACGTCATTGCCCACTGCAAGACCCGGCTCGGCGGCGTCAAGGCTCCCAAGAAAGTGGAATTCTGGACCGAACTGCCGAAAACCCCGGCCAACAAGCTGGACAAGAAAACCATCCGGCAGAAGTTCTGGGGCGATTCCGACCGCAACGTCGGCTAAACCATAAGATAGAGGCCAAAATATAGAGGAGAGACAAGATGCCTGAAGCACCAAAATCAGAATTCTGGCGCGATATCATACCCATTGAAAAGGTTTTCAAGCCGGATGCCGCGCCGGAAACCTATTACCCCAACACCACGTCGGGGGACGAGCGATAC
Protein-coding sequences here:
- a CDS encoding MarR family winged helix-turn-helix transcriptional regulator; the protein is MTNNTGKEELQLSSGKPVSLKGLDELLGYQLKRAQIILQRDFLETLAPIGLTQRQGATLWLIKENPAISQSELASVLLMDRATMLVIIDKLSTRGLVKRKRSEVDRRRHELCLTDEGEALLAQAKELIKGHEQRFKNLFTKDELATFFKFLDVIANQS
- a CDS encoding helix-turn-helix domain-containing protein, whose translation is MYHYSTDSVSANKRLVYWNDIICDQFTDLETVALQPDEFRASMDMVRLGNLSLLNPRSSPAQIIRTATHVSNAKDHLFFLHLQIGGTMETRQHGHVEALSEGDMVMCDSASPYILNAKEHSILSLGIPAKSLKAHLPCPELVAGRKLAGDRGAGHVLQTMLRSIWSQTEEDFSPEIEQRLSHNLLDVLATACSVEHGAAASETSVAGARRIQIKRYIEINLRDPELSVGRVAAAFRISNRYLHVLFSAEGETVSSYIQRRRVEECARQMTSALWRGHTITEIAFGWGFNNTTHFARVFRNYYGMSPRDFRNVGASPNGEGGKVRAN
- a CDS encoding multidrug effflux MFS transporter codes for the protein MSSSRHLAPEGNRFIILLGALTAQGAISVDVLLPSLPSMVRELSMTSAAAQLTIGLYIGGFAAGQLGWGWLSDWVGRRPVILAGTGGYALTTFMCSFSHSGEELLFWRLLLGICAAAPITVSRAVLRDHFTGRLLARRMAAMTTVFFLSPMLAPALGTFLLYSFGWRSVFWVPGLISVIALGFAWVFLGESHAISKRKRSSFLQILGTFRDMILHPVSGPCLMIQAGMSAGIMTWISSSSLILTGYYQIPNRYYALFFTATAAVQLSGTISCNHLLRTHTLPKVMEWGGIFVGSGAVLLFLCTVPFNAPLWAVMSSIWIFMYGFGLMVPATSGMALHAFGLVGGLAAALLGSAQSLFGSIGSIVSASLYNGTASSLGEGMGMAAAFACLMLLILSLRLRREPELVDHPPEADTPLNEQKTST
- a CDS encoding AMP-binding protein, which encodes MRSIDYFDKGVERAGDRPAFIEGDMSMTFKELQAETYRFAAAMAADGAAYQSTVALYAPNHWSVLIALLGLWRFGAKWVPVNARNSVDTNIQFLNYVRCERLFYHSSMTEEVEEMLANIPSFTTAVCLDKPNGDHPSLEQFMKRGEGVDWQEKCDAFGNLDEIVGLFATGGTTGPSKGVNVTNLGWGTMLSTASCYWDVPDIEPVCLVTAPMTHAAGPVTVATMSIGATQVILPGFDAGKVLEAIEKHKVTHIYLPPTALYILMDHPDLNKYDLSSLKIFLLVGSPVAPEKLRQAVEIFGPCMCQCYGQVESPMITTWLDPATVARAAAGDHPERLASCGRATPHVRVGIMDDDGNLLPPGERGEIVSRGPLVSHSYFEKPEATEEVRTFGWHHTGDVAYRDEEGFFYIVDRKKDMIVTGGFNVYSAEVEACILELPQILECAVIGIPHEKWGEAVTAICVLAEGESISEEDVIAHCKTRLGGVKAPKKVEFWTELPKTPANKLDKKTIRQKFWGDSDRNVG